TGCTGCTCGGCTTTCGCACGAAGGCGCGCATAATGAGGGCTGTCGAACGGAACGATCGCCGTACCGCCGGGCTCCAGCCCCTCGAAAATCTCACCCTTTGCATCCGCAATCGCTTCCTCGCCGCTGAAGAATTCCATGTGGGCGGGGGCGATGGTGGTGACGATGGCGACATGCGGGCGGACCATCCGCGTCAGCTCGGCGAGTTCGCCCGCGTGGTTCATCCCCATTTCGAATACGCCGAAATCGGCGGTCGAGGGCATGCGCGCGAGGCTGAGTGGGACGCCTACGTGGTTGTTGTAGCTTTTAACCGAGCGATGTGCCCTTCCCGGGCGGAAACGGTCGAGTGCGGCGAACAATGCCTCTTTCGTCCCCGTCTTGCCCGCCGAGCCGGTGACGCCGATGATGCGGCCGTGGCTGCGCGCGCGCGACGTGGTTCCGAGCGCGTTCAAAGCCGCCGCGCTGTCGGCGACGCGGACATGCGGATGATCGATCGCGGTTTCGCAGACGATACCGGCGGCGCCCGCGGCGATCGCCTTGTCGATGAAGGCGTGGCCGTCGGCAAATTCGCCCTTCATGGCGACAAAGAGGTCGCCCGCCGTGACCTCACGCGAGTCGAAGGCCACGCCCTGCACGGTGAAATCGGCGCTGGCGGTACCGCCCGTAGCAGCGGCGATGGCGCGCGCGGTCCAGAGCGGATTCATGCCGCCACCTCGCGTGCGACGGTCACATCGTCGAAGGGAATGACACGCATGTCGTCACCGCGACCGACAATCTGGCCCTGCTCGTGCCCCTTGCCCGCGATGCAGACGATATCGTCGGAGCGCGCTTCGGCGATGGCGGCGGCAATCGCGGCACGGCGGTCGCCGATGACCCGCGCGTCGGGTGCCGCGGCCGCGATCGCATCGCGGATGACGGCGGGATCTTCGCCGCGTGGATTGTCGTCGGTGATGATCAGCACGTCGGCCTTGGCTGCGGCAACTTTGCCCATTTCCGGGCGCTTCGCCTGGTCGCGGTCGCCGCCGGCCCCGAAAACGAGGATCAGGCGGCCGTTCGCATGCGGGCGCAGCGCGTCGAGCGCCGCTTCGATCGCGTCGGGCGTGTGGGCATAGTCGACATAGACCGGGGCACCGGTTCGGGCGATCGCGGCGCGTTCGAGGCGGCCGCGCACCGGCTGGAGCCGGGCGAGATTGCCGAGCGTCTGCGCAGCGTCGCCGCCGGTCGCGATCACGAGGGCCGCCGACACGAGCGCGTTCGCAACCTGATAGGCTCCAATCAGCGGCAGATCGACCTTTTGCGTCAGATCGCCCGCCGCGATGACGAGCGCCTGGCCGAGCTGCGTCGGCTCGCGCGAGACAAGGCGAAGTGTTTCGCCCTTTGTACCGACGGTCAGCAGACGGACGCCGCGCGCTTTCGCAGCCGCGATCACCGGCGCCGAATATTCGTCGTCGGCCCACACCACCGCCGCACCACCGGGCTCGACGACTTCGGAGAAGAGCCGCAACTTGGCCGCGAGATAGGCGTCCATCGTGCCGTGATAGTCGAGATGGTCGTGGCTGAGGTTGGTGAAAGCAGCCGCCTTCACCGGCAGACCCTCGGTGCGATACTGGTCGAGACCGTGACTCGACGCCTCGAACGCGGCGTGGGTGACCCCCTCGACCGCGAGACCCGACATGTTCGAGAGGAAAGTGACGATGTCTGGGGTCGTCAGCCCGGTGGATGCGCTGTCCTGTGACGTCGTGATGCCAAGCGTGCCAATCGACGCGGCGTTGAACCCCGCCATCCGCCAGAGCTGGCGCGTCATCTCGACGGTCGAGGTCTTTCCGTTCGTGCCCGTCACCGCGACGCAGGTCGCGGGAAAACGATGGAAGAAGCGCGCCGCGATATGCGCGAAGGCCCGGCGCGGGTTGGCATCGGCGATATGCACCGCACCCTCGACCTGCGCCTCGGGACGACCAACGATTGCCACCGCCCCGGCGTCAACGGCGGCTGCAATAAAGTCCTCGCCATTGAATTTTTCGCCGACGAATGCGCCGAAGACCGTGCCCGGCGCGACCTTGCGATGGTCGATGGCGAGCCCCGTAACGACGGGATCGCTGCCCTCCAGCGACTGATCTTCGAGCAGCGCGGCGAGACGCATCAGTGCGCTTCCTCGCCTCTCCGCAGCAGCGGGGTCAGTTCGGAAACATCGACATCGCGGCTTTCGTCAGGAAACACGCCGAGCATCGGGCCAGCGCGCGTCACGACCTTGCGCACCACCGGTGCCGCGGTCCAGCCGGCGGTCCGCTGGCCGGAACTGAAGGCATTGCCCTTGGGCTCGTCGATCATCACCAGCACCACATAGCGCGGATTGTCCATCGGGAAAGCCGCCGCGAAGGTCGAGACGAGCGAATGCCGGCGATAGCCGCCTGCGCCAGGCTTTTCAGCCGAACCGGTCTTGCCGCCGACGCGGAAGCCCGGCGCCTCCGCCTGTTTGCCGGTGCCGTCGGAGACGATGAGACGGAGCAACTGGCGCATCCGCGCACTGGTCGACGCCTTGAACACGCGGCGCCCCTGCGGCGGCGCCTTGTCGCCGAGCTTGAGCATCGTCGCAGGGCGATAGATACCGCCGTTGACGAGCGCGGCATAGGCGCTGGCGAGATGGAGCGGGGTCACCGCGATGCCATGGCCATAGCTGGTCGTCATCGTCGTCAGGCGGCCCCAATCCTTGGGCCACAGCGGGAAAGCGCGCTCCTTGAGCTCGATCTGCGGTCGCTTGTCGAAATCGAGATTGCGGAACAATTTTTCCATATTCTCGCGGCCGAGTTCGTCGGCGATGCGCGCGGTTGCGATGTTCGAGCTTTCGATCAGCGTTTCGGGCACATTGTACCAGCGGCCGGGATGGCTGTCGCGGATACGGAAACCCGCGATCGCGAGCGGTGCCGAGGCATCGTAGCGGCGCGCCATATTGGTCACCACGCCATCGTCGATGGCAGCGCCGATCGACAGCGGCTTGAAGGTCGACCCCAGCTCATAAAGATTATAGGTCACCGCGTTGCGGCGTGTCGCCGGATCGCTGCCGGTCAGCTTGTTCGGGTTAAAGGTCGGGAGCGAAGTCATCGCCGCGACTTCGCCGGTGTGGACGTCGAGAATGATCCCCGCCCCGCCGATTGCCTCAAGGTTCGCGACCGCCGAACTCAGCTCGCTTTCGAGTACACCCTGTACGCGCGCGTCGATCGACAGCGCGAGCGGCTGCCCGCGCGTCGCCTTGTCGATTAGCCGCTGGTCGAAGGCACCTTCGACGCCGGTCACGCCATGCCCCTCGGCGTTGGTGAAGCCGAGGACGTGGGCAGCAAGCGTCAGCTGCGGATAAAGGCGTTCCTTTTCGCGCGGAAAGTCGAAGCCGACGTCGCCGATTGCGTTCACCGCCGCGACCTGATCGGGCAGCGCGCGGCGGCGAATGTAGGTCGGCCGCGACCCGCTGACCTTTGCCAGCAATTCCTCGCGCGGCGTGTCCGGGAATATCTTGTGGAGCTCGTCGGCGAGATATTGCCGGTTGTTGAGCAGCTTCGACGGAACGACGCGGATCGAATAGCCGTCGATGGTACGCGCCAACGGCACGCCGTTGCGGTCGACGATGTCGGCGCGCGCCGGAACAAAGGCCGTCGCCGCGCCGCGGTTCGACGCGGTATCGAACAGCGCGAAATAAAGGAGCCGCACCGATACAACCAAAAATGCCGCCATGAACAGCAGCATCAGGATCATCAAACGCTGTTGTGCGGTCAGCAATATCTGCTGCCGCACCCCAGCGGTTCGGACCCGGGTCGGACGGACGACCAGCGTGTTCATCGGCCGGACTTACCCCCTGCAGCCTCGACCGCCGCCGCACGCTTGAGGTCTGCGAGCGTCGATTCGGCGAGGAGTTGGTCCTCGATCATCTTAAGCTGTTCACGGCGACGTGTCGGCGCCATCCGCGGCGTCACGTCGCTGCGGATGGCCGTTTCAGCCTGCGCGAGCACCACAGGCTTGATCGCCGCCGGCTTGGCTGCGACCGGGCTTTCCTTTGTGGCCGTATTGGCCGAAGCGGGCGGCGTCCCGACGGGCGAAACCATCGCCATCAGCACAGGCGCGACTTCGTTGGCGCCGCGCGCGCGCGGCAAGCGGTCGAGCGAAGCGAGCTGGCGCTCACTTTCCAGATACTGACCCGCATCGGGCGCCGAATAGCCGAAGGTATCGGCGTTCCACTGTTCGAGCTGGCGCATCGAGGCCCGCACCGCGAGTTCGGATTCAAGGTAGCGGATATTGTCGCGCGTGCGGTCGATCTGCCGCTCTATCCGCGTCAATTCGCTGCGCGTCGCCGCAACCTTCAGCGACACGGGATAGAGCATCATCGCGAAGATGAGCACGAGCAGAACCAGGCCAATCCCCTGGACCTTGCGGGCCGCCATCAGCATGACATCGCCTCCTTCCCTGAATTTCCCTGGACCGAATGCGCCGGAGCGGCCGTCCGGATCGCGCTGCGCAATGTCGCCGAACGAGCACGCGGATTGCGTGCCTCTTCGGCCTTGCCCGGACGCACTTTGCGCGCCGGGGTTTCGAAAGTTGCGGCCCGCGCCAGAGGGATCGGCGCGGGCCGGTGGCGCGAACCCGCGGCATCGCCACCGCTGCGTTCGCGCAGGAAGTTCTTCACGATCCGGTCTTCGGTGCTGTGAAAGCTGACGACCGCGAGCCGGCCACCGGGGCGCAGCAGACGCTCGGCCGCGTTGAGGCCGGCCATCAACTCGTCGAGCTCGCCGTTCACATGGATGCGGATCGCCTGAAAGCTCTTGGTCGACGGATCCTTGGGCGCGCCGGGCGGATGGCGCAGCGCTTTACGGATCACCGTCGCAAGCTCGCCGGTACGGGTCAGCGGGCGCGCCGCGACGATCGCGCGCGCTACGCGGCGCGACTGACGTTCATCGCCATAATGGAAAAGCACGTCGGCGATTTCGCCCTCGTCGGCGCTGTTCAGCCAATCGGCCGCGCTTTCGCCTTCCTGCGCCATACGCATGTCGAGCGGCCCATCCTTCTGGAACGAAAACCCGCGCTCATCGCGGTCGAGCTGCATCGAGGAAACGCCGATATCGAAAGTGATGCCGTCGACCGCCTCGATCCCGCGCTCGGCGAGCAATCGGTCGATCTCGCCGAAGCGGCCGTGGATCAGCGTCAGCTTGCCGCCGGCTTCCTCGACCAGCGCCTGCCCTTCGGCAATCGCATCGGGATCGCGGTCGCAAGCGATGACCTCGGCACCCGCGGCGAGCATCGCGCGGGTGTAGCCGCCGGCGCCGAAGGTCGCATCGACATGGCGCTCACCGGGGGCGATGGCGAGTGCTGCGAGGACTTCTTCACGGAGGACCGGATCGTGGCGAGGATCCCTGGGGAGCTCGGGAAGGACGTCGGTCACTTGCGCCCCTTCCCTTTGGTCGCATCCCACGACGCCGCGAGCCGCTGAAGCACCGGATCGGCCTCGGCACATTCGGCCAAGGTCGGCAGCCACCAGATTTCCAGACGGCGGCCCGAGCCCACAAAAGCCGTCGCGCCGGCATCGCCGACGCGGTCGCGGTGGATGAAGCTGGGAAGGAAGCGACCGCTGTCGTCGAGCGTATATGGCTCGGTATAGCTGAAGCGCTTCTTGAACTCGCTGTCTTCGTCGAAGTCGAGGTCGCGCAGCCGCGCTGTTTCGCGGTCGCGCTCGATCTCGCCGTTCAGTCGGTCATACTGGTCCTGGCCATAGGCGACGAGGCACGGCAGCTTTTCATGAAAGCCGACCCAGAGCACGCGCTGACCGTCCGCAGTGAGGGGCACATTGTTGCGGAACTGTGAGGGGACAGCGATGCGCCCCTTGCCATCGATCGCGGCGAAATTGGTGCCCGCATACTGGCCGGGCGTCACAATCGCCATCGCTCTGTCCCCCGTATTCGCGCCACCGGGCAAAACTTCCCCGTCTCCGAAATCACGCGATTTCAGCTGGTTCGGCACGGGTGGAGAATGCCCCTCTCCGATTGCTTGAGTACCAACTATAGATCGGGGTGAAAAGGGGTAATTTAGGGTGAAATAGGGAATCTAAGCCCTATTCGCCGCAAAAAGCGCTCCAAATTGGGTAAATACCGGTGCCACGGCGCGCGAAGGCACCGGGCATGTTGTTTCGATACGGGTGAAAAGGGGCGAAAACCCCGACTCAATCGGGGCGGCTGCGAATCCAGAGCGGATGCAATGCGGCACGTCCGGCGCCCGGCCAAAGGCGGGCCGAAAGCCATTCCATCGTGTCGGCTTGCCGCAGATGGTCGGCGCCCGGCACAAGCGGCTGCCATAGCGGCGCAAACAGCAGGTCGGCATCGCCCACCAGCCATATCTCGCCCCGCCCTATCCGGCAGCGCGCGGCGCGGCGATCGGCAAAGGCGCGGCAAGTTCCGGGCAGACGCTCCAGCCGCCCCGCGCTGAACAAGCGAAGCCGAGCCCCCTCGACATCAGCAGCCAGCGCCCTGCCCCCGTGCTCGGGGGCAGCACCCAGAGTCACGCCCCAATGGTCCAGCAGCGGCGTGAGCAGGCTCGTTACCGGCGGATTGCGCGGATCGCCGAGCGGGTGGCGCGCCGGCCAGCCCGACAGCGCATCGGCGAGCACGACTGCGTGTCCGCCGCCGCGCACGAACGCATCGATCGCGACCAACTCCCGCGGTGCCAGTGCGCGCGTGTGGGCTATGAGAAGCGTTCCGCTTGGTGGCGGGACATGGTCGGCGATACTGTCGACCAGCAAGAGTGGTCCGGTCGCGGTCAGCCGTGCGAGCGCCGGATCGTCATTTGCGCCTTCGGCGATCATCGCGGCGATGTCGCCGCCGCCTGACCATCGCAGCGGCAGGCCAGTGAGCATGGTGACGGCCGGCGCCCCCGCCGCTGCCGGTGTCGGGCGATAGAGCGCGGCCAGCAACATATGCCCTGCCCCGAACCAAGCGGCCGCGAGCAACAGTGCCGCAGCCCATGGCAAGAGCCGGAATCGCGGGCGCCAGCGAACGAGCGCGTCGGCGATCAGAGCCGCGAGTCCACCCGCCAGGATCACGAGAAGGAGCTGCCACGGGCCGGAAGACCCGGCGAGGGTCAAGCCAAGCAACGCTTGCCCGGCGACCAGAAACAACAGCGAGAGGAACAGCGTCTGCAGCCGGTCCCGGGTGGGCTTGCCGCGCTCGCTCCAGGCGAGAAGCATCATCGGCGGCGCAAGCAACGGAACGGCAAGCGCGGGGTCGATACGGCCGAGCGCCGACTGCCCGCCCGCAACCCACGTCAGCGCGGTGATCGCGATGGCGGCGACAAGGGCGCGCAGCATCGAGCCGCGCGAGACCGCCGTCACTGTTTCGACTGGCGCGCGCGCTGGAGGGCGGGGTCGGGTTCTAGGTCGGGGACGGTCGACGGCGGCGCCGCCTGCGGCACCTTTACCGGCGTAGCGGCATTTTCGTCCTTCGACGAAGGCTGAACCGCCTGAACCCCCAGTTCCTCGAGCGGAGCGCCGCTGGTCTTCTGTTCATCGCCAGGCATCTTAACTTCGGCGGTGGCGGTCACATCGTCCCCTGCGCGCTCGCGCGCTCGTTCGCCGATCAGCCCGGCCATTCCCACGAGCAGCAATACCGTGAGCACGCCCGCTATGCCGATCTGCAAGCGGCGTACCGTATCGTTGATCGGCGCGGGCGGCGGCGGCACGGGTTGCGGCTTGGGCGTCGACGGGATTTCGATGCGGACGCTCATGCCGCAGCCTCCTGTGGTGTCTCCAGTCCTTTGCTCGCCAGCCATTCGGGGTTGTAGAGCGTCGAGAGATAGCGAAACCCGCTGTCACACAGCATGGTTGCAATGCGCTTCCCCGGCCCGAGGTGCCGCGCGAGCGCCATCGCCCCAGCGACGTTGATCCCCGATGAGAGGCCGAGGCACAGCCCCTCTTCGTCGAGCAGTTGGCGGACCACCGCGAGCCCCTCGGCATCCGAGATGCGGAACTGCGTGTCGATCGGCGCACCGTCGAGGTTTGCGGTGATGCGGTTCTGGCCGATCCCCTCGGCAACGCTGCTGCCTTCGGCCTTCAACTCGCCGCACTGGTAATAATTATAGAGCCCCGCACCATGCGGGTCGGTGAGTGCGATGACGATGTCGGCACTCTTCGCCTTTAGGCCCAGCCCGGTGCCCGCGATCGTGCCGCCGGTCCCCGCCGCGCAGGTAAAGCCGTCGATACGCCCGTCCATCTGCTCCCAGATTTCCTCGG
This sequence is a window from Sphingopyxis sp. USTB-05. Protein-coding genes within it:
- the murF gene encoding UDP-N-acetylmuramoyl-tripeptide--D-alanyl-D-alanine ligase, giving the protein MNPLWTARAIAAATGGTASADFTVQGVAFDSREVTAGDLFVAMKGEFADGHAFIDKAIAAGAAGIVCETAIDHPHVRVADSAAALNALGTTSRARSHGRIIGVTGSAGKTGTKEALFAALDRFRPGRAHRSVKSYNNHVGVPLSLARMPSTADFGVFEMGMNHAGELAELTRMVRPHVAIVTTIAPAHMEFFSGEEAIADAKGEIFEGLEPGGTAIVPFDSPHYARLRAKAEQHAAHVVSFGLGEGADVRAVDWLSDGKGGSLVTAQVQDSLLCFNIAQAGAHWVANSLAVLAAIKAVGGDLPAAGLAFAEMGGLVGRGARHRVAVPGGHILVIDESYNANPASMAATINQFGTESADRKLAILGAMKELGPGGEAYHAGLAAPLVAAGVQFALLVGEEMAPLAKALEGRVDFEHVAAHSAAVGRLKDLIRPGDAVLVKGSNSVGLSHVVAALTNGDY
- a CDS encoding UDP-N-acetylmuramoyl-L-alanyl-D-glutamate--2,6-diaminopimelate ligase; the protein is MRLAALLEDQSLEGSDPVVTGLAIDHRKVAPGTVFGAFVGEKFNGEDFIAAAVDAGAVAIVGRPEAQVEGAVHIADANPRRAFAHIAARFFHRFPATCVAVTGTNGKTSTVEMTRQLWRMAGFNAASIGTLGITTSQDSASTGLTTPDIVTFLSNMSGLAVEGVTHAAFEASSHGLDQYRTEGLPVKAAAFTNLSHDHLDYHGTMDAYLAAKLRLFSEVVEPGGAAVVWADDEYSAPVIAAAKARGVRLLTVGTKGETLRLVSREPTQLGQALVIAAGDLTQKVDLPLIGAYQVANALVSAALVIATGGDAAQTLGNLARLQPVRGRLERAAIARTGAPVYVDYAHTPDAIEAALDALRPHANGRLILVFGAGGDRDQAKRPEMGKVAAAKADVLIITDDNPRGEDPAVIRDAIAAAAPDARVIGDRRAAIAAAIAEARSDDIVCIAGKGHEQGQIVGRGDDMRVIPFDDVTVAREVAA
- a CDS encoding penicillin-binding protein 2: MNTLVVRPTRVRTAGVRQQILLTAQQRLMILMLLFMAAFLVVSVRLLYFALFDTASNRGAATAFVPARADIVDRNGVPLARTIDGYSIRVVPSKLLNNRQYLADELHKIFPDTPREELLAKVSGSRPTYIRRRALPDQVAAVNAIGDVGFDFPREKERLYPQLTLAAHVLGFTNAEGHGVTGVEGAFDQRLIDKATRGQPLALSIDARVQGVLESELSSAVANLEAIGGAGIILDVHTGEVAAMTSLPTFNPNKLTGSDPATRRNAVTYNLYELGSTFKPLSIGAAIDDGVVTNMARRYDASAPLAIAGFRIRDSHPGRWYNVPETLIESSNIATARIADELGRENMEKLFRNLDFDKRPQIELKERAFPLWPKDWGRLTTMTTSYGHGIAVTPLHLASAYAALVNGGIYRPATMLKLGDKAPPQGRRVFKASTSARMRQLLRLIVSDGTGKQAEAPGFRVGGKTGSAEKPGAGGYRRHSLVSTFAAAFPMDNPRYVVLVMIDEPKGNAFSSGQRTAGWTAAPVVRKVVTRAGPMLGVFPDESRDVDVSELTPLLRRGEEAH
- the rsmH gene encoding 16S rRNA (cytosine(1402)-N(4))-methyltransferase RsmH, producing MTDVLPELPRDPRHDPVLREEVLAALAIAPGERHVDATFGAGGYTRAMLAAGAEVIACDRDPDAIAEGQALVEEAGGKLTLIHGRFGEIDRLLAERGIEAVDGITFDIGVSSMQLDRDERGFSFQKDGPLDMRMAQEGESAADWLNSADEGEIADVLFHYGDERQSRRVARAIVAARPLTRTGELATVIRKALRHPPGAPKDPSTKSFQAIRIHVNGELDELMAGLNAAERLLRPGGRLAVVSFHSTEDRIVKNFLRERSGGDAAGSRHRPAPIPLARAATFETPARKVRPGKAEEARNPRARSATLRSAIRTAAPAHSVQGNSGKEAMSC
- a CDS encoding division/cell wall cluster transcriptional repressor MraZ, which gives rise to MAIVTPGQYAGTNFAAIDGKGRIAVPSQFRNNVPLTADGQRVLWVGFHEKLPCLVAYGQDQYDRLNGEIERDRETARLRDLDFDEDSEFKKRFSYTEPYTLDDSGRFLPSFIHRDRVGDAGATAFVGSGRRLEIWWLPTLAECAEADPVLQRLAASWDATKGKGRK
- a CDS encoding GldG family protein; translated protein: MTAVSRGSMLRALVAAIAITALTWVAGGQSALGRIDPALAVPLLAPPMMLLAWSERGKPTRDRLQTLFLSLLFLVAGQALLGLTLAGSSGPWQLLLVILAGGLAALIADALVRWRPRFRLLPWAAALLLAAAWFGAGHMLLAALYRPTPAAAGAPAVTMLTGLPLRWSGGGDIAAMIAEGANDDPALARLTATGPLLLVDSIADHVPPPSGTLLIAHTRALAPRELVAIDAFVRGGGHAVVLADALSGWPARHPLGDPRNPPVTSLLTPLLDHWGVTLGAAPEHGGRALAADVEGARLRLFSAGRLERLPGTCRAFADRRAARCRIGRGEIWLVGDADLLFAPLWQPLVPGADHLRQADTMEWLSARLWPGAGRAALHPLWIRSRPD
- a CDS encoding cysteine synthase A, which encodes MTIAANSLDLIGNTPLVLLKGPSEATGCEIWGKCEYANPGGSVKDRAALYIVRDAEANGSLKPGGTIVEGTAGNTGIGLALVGNALGYKTIIVMPDNQSAEKMATIRALGAELVLVPPAPFANPGHFVHTSRRIAEETDNAIWANQFDNIANRKSHIFGTAEEIWEQMDGRIDGFTCAAGTGGTIAGTGLGLKAKSADIVIALTDPHGAGLYNYYQCGELKAEGSSVAEGIGQNRITANLDGAPIDTQFRISDAEGLAVVRQLLDEEGLCLGLSSGINVAGAMALARHLGPGKRIATMLCDSGFRYLSTLYNPEWLASKGLETPQEAAA